The proteins below are encoded in one region of Engystomops pustulosus chromosome 8, aEngPut4.maternal, whole genome shotgun sequence:
- the ORC4 gene encoding origin recognition complex subunit 4 isoform X2 yields the protein MSKRKSKEKSLPLGECISQVQAQLRQRLLQRGRPDRRCGVEAQHKHLVELLKRTVIHGESNSALIIGPRGSGKTMLLRDALEEILTVREIKDNVLQVQLNGLLQTDDRIALKDITRQLNLENVVGERVFGSIAENLSFLLEALKTGDRTSSCPVLFVLDEFDLFAHHKNQTLLYNLFDIAQSAQAPVAVIGLTCRLIHLLNSFTFSDYQEGVKDLLSLAPEFPDPQYSEKWNTNLQVLLENKSVEEVLQKQFNTSKDMRSLHMLLLLVLCRVNGSHPHLSAGDFVEAQRLRSQDSKANILHGLSVLEMCLVIAMKHLQDIYSGEPFNFQMVHNEFQKFVQRKAHSVYNFEKPVVLKAFEHLYQLELIKPMEGLSVRTQKEYRLMKLLLDHSQISEALQKYPNCPTDVRQWAMSSLS from the exons ATGAGCAAAAGAAAGAGTAAGGAGAAGTCGCTGCCTCTTGGAGAATGTATTTCTCAG GTACAAGCGCAGCTGCGACAGAGACTTCTGCAGCGAGGCCGACCTGACCGGAGATGTGGGGTGGAGGCTCAGCACAA GCACTTAGTTGAGCTTCTGAAGAGAACAGTGATTCATGGGGAGAGTAACTCTGCGCTGATCATCGGCCCCAGGGGATCCGGGAAGACTATG CTCCTACGTGACGCTCTGGAAGAAATCCTGACCGTGCGGGAGATAAAGGATAACGTGCTGCAGGTCCAGCTGAacg GTCTGTTACAGACAGATGACCGGATCGCCCTGAAGGACATCACCCGGCAACTAAACCTGGAGAACGTAGTGGGCGAGCGAGTATTT GGCAGCATCGCTGAAAATCTCTCCTTTCTCCTCGAAGCGTTAAAAACAG GTGACCGCACGAGCAGCTGCCCGGTGTTATTCGTCTTGGATGAGTTTGATCTCTTCGCCCATCATAAGAACCAGACGCTGCTGTATAACCTCTTTGACATCGCGCAGTCGGCTCAGGCTCCGGTCGCGGTCATCGGCCTCACGTGTCGCCTG ATTCATCTCCTGAACTCCTTCACCTTCTCCGACtaccaggaaggggttaaagatcttCTGTCTCTGGCTCCGGAATTCCCCGATCCGCAGTATTCCGAGAAATGGAACACAAATCTTCAG gtTCTGCTGGAAAATAAGTCTGTGgaagaggttctgcagaagcagtTCAATACGTCCAAGGACATGCGGTCCCTGCACATGCTGCTG CTCCTGGTTCTGTGTCGTGTGAACGGGTCTCATCCTCATCTCAGCGCCGGTGACTTTGTGGAAGCCCAAAGACTCCGCAGCCAGGACTCCAAAGCCAATATCCTGCACG GTCTGTCTGTGCTGGAGATGTGTCTGGTAATCGCCATGAAGCACCTACAAGACATCTACAGCGGGGAGCCCTTCAACTTCCAGATGGTCCACAATG AATTTCAGAAATTCGTTCAGAGGAAAGCGCATTCTGTGTATAATTTCGAGAAACCGGTCGTCCTGAAG GCCTTTGAACATCTGTATCAGTTGGAGTTGATTAAACCGATGGAAGGTCTCTCCGTGCGCACACAGAAGGAATACAGACTGATGAAGCTACTTCTGGATCACAGCCAAATATCCGAGGCCCTTCAGAAATATCCCAATTGTCCCACAGACGTCCGGCAGTGGGCCATGTCCTCCCTGAGCTGA
- the ORC4 gene encoding origin recognition complex subunit 4 isoform X1: MSKRKSKEKSLPLGECISQVQAQLRQRLLQRGRPDRRCGVEAQHKHLVELLKRTVIHGESNSALIIGPRGSGKTMLLRDALEEILTVREIKDNVLQVQLNGLLQTDDRIALKDITRQLNLENVVGERVFGSIAENLSFLLEALKTGDRTSSCPVLFVLDEFDLFAHHKNQTLLYNLFDIAQSAQAPVAVIGLTCRLDVMELLEKRVKSRFSHRQIHLLNSFTFSDYQEGVKDLLSLAPEFPDPQYSEKWNTNLQVLLENKSVEEVLQKQFNTSKDMRSLHMLLLLVLCRVNGSHPHLSAGDFVEAQRLRSQDSKANILHGLSVLEMCLVIAMKHLQDIYSGEPFNFQMVHNEFQKFVQRKAHSVYNFEKPVVLKAFEHLYQLELIKPMEGLSVRTQKEYRLMKLLLDHSQISEALQKYPNCPTDVRQWAMSSLS, from the exons ATGAGCAAAAGAAAGAGTAAGGAGAAGTCGCTGCCTCTTGGAGAATGTATTTCTCAG GTACAAGCGCAGCTGCGACAGAGACTTCTGCAGCGAGGCCGACCTGACCGGAGATGTGGGGTGGAGGCTCAGCACAA GCACTTAGTTGAGCTTCTGAAGAGAACAGTGATTCATGGGGAGAGTAACTCTGCGCTGATCATCGGCCCCAGGGGATCCGGGAAGACTATG CTCCTACGTGACGCTCTGGAAGAAATCCTGACCGTGCGGGAGATAAAGGATAACGTGCTGCAGGTCCAGCTGAacg GTCTGTTACAGACAGATGACCGGATCGCCCTGAAGGACATCACCCGGCAACTAAACCTGGAGAACGTAGTGGGCGAGCGAGTATTT GGCAGCATCGCTGAAAATCTCTCCTTTCTCCTCGAAGCGTTAAAAACAG GTGACCGCACGAGCAGCTGCCCGGTGTTATTCGTCTTGGATGAGTTTGATCTCTTCGCCCATCATAAGAACCAGACGCTGCTGTATAACCTCTTTGACATCGCGCAGTCGGCTCAGGCTCCGGTCGCGGTCATCGGCCTCACGTGTCGCCTG GACGTCATGGAGCTTCTAGAGAAGAGGGTAAAATCTCGCTTCTCCCACCGGCAGATTCATCTCCTGAACTCCTTCACCTTCTCCGACtaccaggaaggggttaaagatcttCTGTCTCTGGCTCCGGAATTCCCCGATCCGCAGTATTCCGAGAAATGGAACACAAATCTTCAG gtTCTGCTGGAAAATAAGTCTGTGgaagaggttctgcagaagcagtTCAATACGTCCAAGGACATGCGGTCCCTGCACATGCTGCTG CTCCTGGTTCTGTGTCGTGTGAACGGGTCTCATCCTCATCTCAGCGCCGGTGACTTTGTGGAAGCCCAAAGACTCCGCAGCCAGGACTCCAAAGCCAATATCCTGCACG GTCTGTCTGTGCTGGAGATGTGTCTGGTAATCGCCATGAAGCACCTACAAGACATCTACAGCGGGGAGCCCTTCAACTTCCAGATGGTCCACAATG AATTTCAGAAATTCGTTCAGAGGAAAGCGCATTCTGTGTATAATTTCGAGAAACCGGTCGTCCTGAAG GCCTTTGAACATCTGTATCAGTTGGAGTTGATTAAACCGATGGAAGGTCTCTCCGTGCGCACACAGAAGGAATACAGACTGATGAAGCTACTTCTGGATCACAGCCAAATATCCGAGGCCCTTCAGAAATATCCCAATTGTCCCACAGACGTCCGGCAGTGGGCCATGTCCTCCCTGAGCTGA